The genomic interval ctgcagcgccagctgctgTGGAACAGCTTTTTGCCCGCGGACATGTCCAGCATGCAGCTGTCGGAGACCTTGGCGCCCGATAAGGCACTCTATTTGGAGCGCAGCTTTACGGTGCGCTTCCGCTGCCTGTTGGACAACACATCCGGCTTCCTGCGCTTGGACATACGCGGCCGCATTAAAATTCTGCACGGCCAGAATCGCAAGACGGAAGAACCGCCTTTGGCGCTGTTCGCCTACTGCACGCCATTTGGACCGCCCAGTTTGCTGGAGATTCCGCACAAGGAGAACATGTTCAAGTCCAAGCACAAACTGGACTTTTCTCTAGTCTCCATGGATCAGCGGGGAAAACACATACTGGGCTATGCGGATGCCGAGCTGGTCAACATGGGTGGCTACGATCTCGTCCACTACGATGACTTGGCCTACGTGGCGAGCGCCCACCAGGAGCGTAAGTTGTACAGCTAAAACCAGGGGAATTTCTTGCCTAATTCCTTCTAATCTCATTGTCTTGCAGTGTTAAAGACGGGCGCTTCAGGCATGATCGCCTATCGCTATCAGAAGAAGGACGGCGAGTGGCAGTGGCTGCAGACCAGCTCCCGGCTGGTTTATAAGAATTCGAAGCCGGACTTTGTCATATGCACGCATCGCCAGCTAATGGATGAGGAGGGACATGATTTGCTAGGCAAGCGCACTATGGATTTTAAGGTCAGCTATTTGGACACCGGCCTGGCCTCCACATATTTCTCTGAAGCCGATCAGCTGGTGGTGCCGCCGACCAGCGCCAGTGTCTCGCCCACAGCGCacgcgctgccgccgccggtAACGCCCACGAGACCCAATCGGCGTTATAAAACGCAGTTGCGCGACTTTTTGTCCACGTGCCGCAGCAAGcgcaagctgcagcagcagcagcagcagcagcaacaacagttgcaggcACAGCAATCCTCGCCGCTGGCTCAGGTCGGGTCGCCGGCGCCGGCGGTCGTCGAATACCTGCCCGACCCGGCGGCTGCCGTGGCCGCCGCATACTCCAATCTGAATCCCATGTACACTACATCGCCGTATGCCACCGCTGCGGACAATCTGTACATGGGCAGCTCCATGCCGGCCAATGCTTTCTATCCGGTCAGCGAGAATCTCTTCCATCAGTACCGGCTGCAGGGCGCAGTTGGCGTCGGCGGCTACTATACAGATTACCCGCACACTGGTGGACCCGCCTCGGCGTATGTAGCCAATGGATTTCTTTCGTATGATGGCTATGCCATTGCCTCCAAGGCGCAAGACGACAAGTGGCAGGAGACGGGCAAATACTACAGTGGCTACAGCAGCGGCTACGGCAGTCCTACGTCTACGCCACAGGTAAGTCTCTGGGAGATTGAAAAACTTTCGGCTAACCTCTGAACTTATCTGTCTGTTCAACCCCGCAGCAGATACCCCTTAAGACGCCAAAATCCTCGCCACAGGTCATGGAGGTCATATCGTGCTCCTCCGATGGCCCCTCgcctgttgccgttgccggtGCCGGAGTCGGTGCCGGAGTCGGTGCCACGCCTAATGGCAGCAACGTTACGCCCAAAGTGGAACTGGCTGCGGCTACGGCAGCCGCCGCCGGCCAGGATCCCTATGAGCGTCAGACGGTGCTCATGTGGGGCACAACACAGTCAAGCGGTGTGCCTCTAAACAGTCGCATTACAGCCCGCGCTGGCGGCTCACCCCAACGCACCACGCCCCTCACCAATGGGCTGAGCTatgcgcacaacaacaacaacaatgagcaCGAGCCCGCCGCGGCAGCAAAGTGGAATGGTAACAAGGAGTTGACAGGGAAGTCAACCAGCGCCGGCACCCCCGAGAGCTATCAGCTGCAGCATGACGACTCTGGCCTCTACTCGGCCTCTTCGCACACTACTTcgccccagcaacaacaacagcagcagcaacaacagccacattCCTCTCGTGGCCTCGGTTCTAATGTTAGCAGCTCCAGCAATTCCATAACGCACCCAGTCAGCGGCACTGAGCACCCAACGCTGCAGGCCAGCCATGCTCATCCGcatgcgcagcagcagcagcagccacacccACAGCCGCCCAGCTGCGCTGGGAGCCTTCAGcaaccacagcagcaacaacaacaacagcagccgcacaGCATTCACGCTCATCCACacacgcagcagcaacagcaacatcagcagcagcagcaccatcaCCAGCATCAGCCACAACCACATCCCCATCCACATCATCAGCACCACCATGAGGCCaatgcagccgctgcagcgcATCATTTGCATCCGCAGGCGTCGGCCGGCACCGCCAATGGCAGCGAGGTATGGTCGCCCGCCAGCTATACGCAGTACTCGCAGTATTTAGCCTatcaccaccaccaccatcaCCACCATCCGCACCACCATCACGCAGCGGCTGCGTCCACGCCAGGCGCGGCACATCACCATCTGCACCACCACCATCACCACGGCCAGCACACGGCAAGCCGCTAGAAAGCTAgctacaaaaaatatacaactagAACGCACCGTAGACGCACCACtcaagccacacacacacacacacacacacacacacacacacacacacacacacaccctcagACACCTAGCGCACCACTGAGTGCTACTGCCAGACTAACTAAACCTAAACGCTACTCCCCCTACTTAGATCCTAATCAACAcccaactgcagcagcagcaacaacaacatctgcagcagcaacagcaacaacagctcgtTGGCTACACGCTGCACCACCATCCGCTGGACTCACCGCCCCATTGCCGCACACCGCCCACGCTGCCCGCTGTGAGCAGCCTGCTGAGTGGAGCTACTTCAACAGATTCCTCGCCCTATCAGCAGCTGGCAATTGTCTCctcagcagcggcaacagcatcagcgccgccgccgccgccgctcaTCATTTGCGCGGATGAATCGCTGCAGGcgctcaacagcagcagcaacggcagcagcgagGCGCACATCAGCTCCACCTCGAGCAGCGCGGCACGTGGCGCACGCAAATCAGCTAaggtgcaacagcagcaacatcagcagcaacagcaacagcagcaacatcagccaAATTACCAACAACATCACGCACAGCATCTGCTCTATCCGGCCAACATAACGGCGCACACGGCTCTCGCCTATGCCCCGCCGCCGTCTGGTGCCTATATCGATGGCAGTCCGCTGCTCTCCTTCTCGGAGGTGACCAACACGCTGCTGAATCAGTAGGCAACAgtagagcacacacacacacacacacacacacagaaacacacacagaaaccaTGTTAAACAGTTTTGCCAAAATGTGGACTATGACTATCGTATCTTCCATAATCTCAACACAAACAcccaaaaacacaaacaataaGAGCACACCAGAAGAACAGAAATGCATCAGAGCAGTTCATAGGTATAAATTTAATAGCTTCAATGAAAGAGCCGTGCTTGAATGTATTCGAAATAAATAAGTTAACGTTACGAGCAGACACTCGTTGCTTTTTAAAAGCAGCCTGCGGCCACTCGTTGCTTTGTTAGCTAAGAATCTGTAAGTTCAAGAATGAGCTACTCGCTAAGATCTAAATGGGACGAGCCAGCCACTACTATGGATGGAAACTCGTTGCTTTTCGAAGGCAACGAGAAATCGTACTGATGGCCatcatttaattaatgcaaagAGTTTTGTGTTCGCTGCTTATTTGATGAAAAAGtctcatttaatttaataagctCCTTGACTGGGCGAGATTTGTGATTAAGCAAGAGACTCGTCTCAAGCATAGCGAATTCAGGATATACCTGTCCATCCATCAAACAACATCGAGGGGCGACTGGTGAAACAGATTTTATGGTCCTTAATAAACGATATTTATCGGTCCCTAAGCTCTTTCCAGACCCATTCCAACTTTATAGGTGTCCCCAAGAACTACATTTATCTACCTCCACTTTAGTCTAACTTTCTACATAATCATGCATTGTCCTTTTGTATACAGACCATTAAACATGGCTTAGAAGCACATTATGAAAAGAATACATTTATAGCAAGGCTCTACGTCGAAAATAATCTCAATATAATAGTATTATTTaaaagcaaatgttttaaaCCAATTCAGTGAGGCGTCTGTTAAGTTAATCCTGAGCAACACAACAATATTTACGAAAaacatatttctatttattttactgtgataatttatattaacatTTGTACACTTATTTAACACTAGGCAGGCAATTTGAACCGTATCCGTAATACCCGTTATTTCCGTTTA from Drosophila virilis strain 15010-1051.87 chromosome 2, Dvir_AGI_RSII-ME, whole genome shotgun sequence carries:
- the ss gene encoding circadian locomoter output cycles protein kaput isoform X4; its protein translation is MSQLGTVYATKRRRRNGKSLKPPPKDGVTKSNPSKRHRERLNAELDLLASLLPFEQNILSKLDRLSILRLSVSYLRTKSYFQVVMHKDKEENGVLPHIHAHDGYRTRELGAFEHGLLDGDMFLQALNGFLMILTCEGEVFFATHSIESYLGFHQSDIVHQSVYELVHSEDREELQRQLLWNSFLPADMSSMQLSETLAPDKALYLERSFTVRFRCLLDNTSGFLRLDIRGRIKILHGQNRKTEEPPLALFAYCTPFGPPSLLEIPHKENMFKSKHKLDFSLVSMDQRGKHILGYADAELVNMGGYDLVHYDDLAYVASAHQELLKTGASGMIAYRYQKKDGEWQWLQTSSRLVYKNSKPDFVICTHRQLMDEEGHDLLGKRTMDFKVSYLDTGLASTYFSEADQLVVPPTSASVSPTAHALPPPVTPTRPNRRYKTQLRDFLSTCRSKRKLQQQQQQQQQQLQAQQSSPLAQVGSPAPAVVEYLPDPAAAVAAAYSNLNPMYTTSPYATAADNLYMGSSMPANAFYPVSENLFHQYRLQGAVGVGGYYTDYPHTGGPASAYVANGFLSYDGYAIASKAQDDKWQETGKYYSGYSSGYGSPTSTPQQIPLKTPKSSPQVMEVISCSSDGPSPVAVAGAGVGAGVGATPNGSNVTPKVELAAATAAAAGQDPYERQTVLMWGTTQSSGVPLNSRITARAGGSPQRTTPLTNGLSYAHNNNNNEHEPAAAAKWNGNKELTGKSTSAGTPESYQLQHDDSGLYSASSHTTSPQQQQQQQQQQPHSSRGLGSNILINTQLQQQQQQHLQQQQQQQLVGYTLHHHPLDSPPHCRTPPTLPAVSSLLSGATSTDSSPYQQLAIVSSAAATASAPPPPPLIICADESLQALNSSSNGSSEAHISSTSSSAARGARKSAKVQQQQHQQQQQQQQHQPNYQQHHAQHLLYPANITAHTALAYAPPPSGAYIDGSPLLSFSEVTNTLLNQ
- the ss gene encoding circadian locomoter output cycles protein kaput isoform X2, encoding MSQLGTVYATKRRRRNGKSLKPPPKDGVTKSNPSKRHRERLNAELDLLASLLPFEQNILSKLDRLSILRLSVSYLRTKSYFQVVMHKDKEENGVLPHIHAHDGYRTRELGAFEHGLLDGDMFLQALNGFLMILTCEGEVFFATHSIESYLGFHQSDIVHQSVYELVHSEDREELQRQLLWNSFLPADMSSMQLSETLAPDKALYLERSFTVRFRCLLDNTSGFLRLDIRGRIKILHGQNRKTEEPPLALFAYCTPFGPPSLLEIPHKENMFKSKHKLDFSLVSMDQRGKHILGYADAELVNMGGYDLVHYDDLAYVASAHQELLKTGASGMIAYRYQKKDGEWQWLQTSSRLVYKNSKPDFVICTHRQLMDEEGHDLLGKRTMDFKVSYLDTGLASTYFSEADQLVVPPTSASVSPTAHALPPPVTPTRPNRRYKTQLRDFLSTCRSKRKLQQQQQQQQQQLQAQQSSPLAQVGSPAPAVVEYLPDPAAAVAAAYSNLNPMYTTSPYATAADNLYMGSSMPANAFYPVSENLFHQYRLQGAVGVGGYYTDYPHTGGPASAYVANGFLSYDGYAIASKAQDDKWQETGKYYSGYSSGYGSPTSTPQIPLKTPKSSPQVMEVISCSSDGPSPVAVAGAGVGAGVGATPNGSNVTPKVELAAATAAAAGQDPYERQTVLMWGTTQSSGVPLNSRITARAGGSPQRTTPLTNGLSYAHNNNNNEHEPAAAAKWNGNKELTGKSTSAGTPESYQLQHDDSGLYSASSHTTSPQQQQQQQQQQPHSSRGLGSNVSSSSNSITHPVSGTEHPTLQASHAHPHAQQQQQPHPQPPSCAGSLQQPQQQQQQQQPHSIHAHPHTQQQQQHQQQQHHHQHQPQPHPHPHHQHHHEANAAAAAHHLHPQASAGTANGSEILINTQLQQQQQQHLQQQQQQQLVGYTLHHHPLDSPPHCRTPPTLPAVSSLLSGATSTDSSPYQQLAIVSSAAATASAPPPPPLIICADESLQALNSSSNGSSEAHISSTSSSAARGARKSAKVQQQQHQQQQQQQQHQPNYQQHHAQHLLYPANITAHTALAYAPPPSGAYIDGSPLLSFSEVTNTLLNQ
- the ss gene encoding circadian locomoter output cycles protein kaput isoform X1 gives rise to the protein MSQLGTVYATKRRRRNGKSLKPPPKDGVTKSNPSKRHRERLNAELDLLASLLPFEQNILSKLDRLSILRLSVSYLRTKSYFQVVMHKDKEENGVLPHIHAHDGYRTRELGAFEHGLLDGDMFLQALNGFLMILTCEGEVFFATHSIESYLGFHQSDIVHQSVYELVHSEDREELQRQLLWNSFLPADMSSMQLSETLAPDKALYLERSFTVRFRCLLDNTSGFLRLDIRGRIKILHGQNRKTEEPPLALFAYCTPFGPPSLLEIPHKENMFKSKHKLDFSLVSMDQRGKHILGYADAELVNMGGYDLVHYDDLAYVASAHQELLKTGASGMIAYRYQKKDGEWQWLQTSSRLVYKNSKPDFVICTHRQLMDEEGHDLLGKRTMDFKVSYLDTGLASTYFSEADQLVVPPTSASVSPTAHALPPPVTPTRPNRRYKTQLRDFLSTCRSKRKLQQQQQQQQQQLQAQQSSPLAQVGSPAPAVVEYLPDPAAAVAAAYSNLNPMYTTSPYATAADNLYMGSSMPANAFYPVSENLFHQYRLQGAVGVGGYYTDYPHTGGPASAYVANGFLSYDGYAIASKAQDDKWQETGKYYSGYSSGYGSPTSTPQQIPLKTPKSSPQVMEVISCSSDGPSPVAVAGAGVGAGVGATPNGSNVTPKVELAAATAAAAGQDPYERQTVLMWGTTQSSGVPLNSRITARAGGSPQRTTPLTNGLSYAHNNNNNEHEPAAAAKWNGNKELTGKSTSAGTPESYQLQHDDSGLYSASSHTTSPQQQQQQQQQQPHSSRGLGSNVSSSSNSITHPVSGTEHPTLQASHAHPHAQQQQQPHPQPPSCAGSLQQPQQQQQQQQPHSIHAHPHTQQQQQHQQQQHHHQHQPQPHPHPHHQHHHEANAAAAAHHLHPQASAGTANGSEILINTQLQQQQQQHLQQQQQQQLVGYTLHHHPLDSPPHCRTPPTLPAVSSLLSGATSTDSSPYQQLAIVSSAAATASAPPPPPLIICADESLQALNSSSNGSSEAHISSTSSSAARGARKSAKVQQQQHQQQQQQQQHQPNYQQHHAQHLLYPANITAHTALAYAPPPSGAYIDGSPLLSFSEVTNTLLNQ
- the ss gene encoding circadian locomoter output cycles protein kaput isoform X3, with translation MHKDKEENGVLPHIHAHDGYRTRELGAFEHGLLDGDMFLQALNGFLMILTCEGEVFFATHSIESYLGFHQSDIVHQSVYELVHSEDREELQRQLLWNSFLPADMSSMQLSETLAPDKALYLERSFTVRFRCLLDNTSGFLRLDIRGRIKILHGQNRKTEEPPLALFAYCTPFGPPSLLEIPHKENMFKSKHKLDFSLVSMDQRGKHILGYADAELVNMGGYDLVHYDDLAYVASAHQELLKTGASGMIAYRYQKKDGEWQWLQTSSRLVYKNSKPDFVICTHRQLMDEEGHDLLGKRTMDFKVSYLDTGLASTYFSEADQLVVPPTSASVSPTAHALPPPVTPTRPNRRYKTQLRDFLSTCRSKRKLQQQQQQQQQQLQAQQSSPLAQVGSPAPAVVEYLPDPAAAVAAAYSNLNPMYTTSPYATAADNLYMGSSMPANAFYPVSENLFHQYRLQGAVGVGGYYTDYPHTGGPASAYVANGFLSYDGYAIASKAQDDKWQETGKYYSGYSSGYGSPTSTPQQIPLKTPKSSPQVMEVISCSSDGPSPVAVAGAGVGAGVGATPNGSNVTPKVELAAATAAAAGQDPYERQTVLMWGTTQSSGVPLNSRITARAGGSPQRTTPLTNGLSYAHNNNNNEHEPAAAAKWNGNKELTGKSTSAGTPESYQLQHDDSGLYSASSHTTSPQQQQQQQQQQPHSSRGLGSNVSSSSNSITHPVSGTEHPTLQASHAHPHAQQQQQPHPQPPSCAGSLQQPQQQQQQQQPHSIHAHPHTQQQQQHQQQQHHHQHQPQPHPHPHHQHHHEANAAAAAHHLHPQASAGTANGSEILINTQLQQQQQQHLQQQQQQQLVGYTLHHHPLDSPPHCRTPPTLPAVSSLLSGATSTDSSPYQQLAIVSSAAATASAPPPPPLIICADESLQALNSSSNGSSEAHISSTSSSAARGARKSAKVQQQQHQQQQQQQQHQPNYQQHHAQHLLYPANITAHTALAYAPPPSGAYIDGSPLLSFSEVTNTLLNQ